The Pukyongia salina genome segment ACTGGAGCAATTGGGCGTAACCTTTAGTAATGAGTCTGGTTTTCTGAAGCGTTGCCTTGATGAAACAGGGATATGCGTACTTCATGCACCCCTCTTCCACCCTGCTATGAAAAATGTAGCACCTATTCGTCGGGAATTGGGCGTAAAAACCTTTTTTAATATGCTGGGGCCAATGGTAAATCCCGCCTTCCCCAAAAATCAGCTCGTAGGGGTATTTAGCCTGGAACTGGCTCGATTGTACGGATATCTGTACCAGCAAAGTGAAAAGAACTATGCCATACTGCATGCAATGGATGGCTACGATGAGATTTCCCTTACCGGCCCTACCAAGGTGATTTCAGGTAAAACTGAACAGGTCCTCCAACCTTCTCACTTTGGCGTCGAACCCATTGAAGCTTCTCAGATCTATGGCGGGGATAGTGTAGAGGATTCGGCGGCGATATTTATGGAGATCCTAAATGGCCGGGGCAGCAAAGCACAAAACGATGTTGTTTGCGCCAATGCCGCCATGGCGATCTCTGTTGCCGATAGTTGTTCGTTAACGGAAGGTTTCGAGAGAGCACGTGATTCTCTCCTAAACGCAAAGGCCCTAGAGGTATTAAATAAATTACAGAAAATAAGCCGGGAACAATGACCATACTCGATCACATAGTTGCATATAAGAAAAAAGAGATCGCTGCTAAGAAAGAGGCATACGCCATGAAGCTGTTTGAAAGTTCGATGCTTTTCGATAGGCCGGTGATCTCCCTAGCTACGGCGTTAAAGAATTCGGATACCGGGATCATTGCCGAGCACAAACGAAGATCCCCCAGCAAATCGGTTATTAATGAAAAAGCAGATCTTCCCGATGTGGTCTCTGGTTACCAGGAGGCCAGGGTGTCTGCCATATCGGTGCTCACAGATACCAGATTTTTCGGCGGATCGATCGAGGACTTGCTCCTCGCAAGGAGTACAGTTACCATACCGCTACTGCGAAAAGAATTTATTATAGACCCCTACCAACTGTTCGAGGCCCGGGCCGCAGGCGCCGATGCTATATTGTTAATTGCTGCTATCTTAACGAAGGAACAACTTTCACAATTGGCCACGGTTGCTAAAAGTTTACAACTGGAAGTTTTACTGGAGGTTCATAATGAGGAAGAATTACTACGGTCTCCATTAGAAAATATCGACTTACTGGGGGTGAATAACCGCGATCTAAAAACATTTGAAGTATCAACGGATATTAGTAAGGAGCTGGCCTCCCGTATTCCTTCCCATCTGGTGAAGGTCTCCGAAAGTGGCCTAAGCCATCCTGAAACAATATTAGAACTCAGAGAATATGGATACAACGGATTTTTGATGGGGGAACATTTTATGCGCGAGTCCAACC includes the following:
- the trpD gene encoding anthranilate phosphoribosyltransferase: MKSVLNRLINHEQLDREEARNILVSISEGAYNTSQISAFLTVYMMRSIGLEELEGFRDALLELCIAPELGDYHTIDLCGTGGDGKNTFNISTLASFVTAGAGVLVTKHGNYGVSSISGSSNVLEQLGVTFSNESGFLKRCLDETGICVLHAPLFHPAMKNVAPIRRELGVKTFFNMLGPMVNPAFPKNQLVGVFSLELARLYGYLYQQSEKNYAILHAMDGYDEISLTGPTKVISGKTEQVLQPSHFGVEPIEASQIYGGDSVEDSAAIFMEILNGRGSKAQNDVVCANAAMAISVADSCSLTEGFERARDSLLNAKALEVLNKLQKISREQ
- the trpC gene encoding indole-3-glycerol phosphate synthase TrpC, which codes for MTILDHIVAYKKKEIAAKKEAYAMKLFESSMLFDRPVISLATALKNSDTGIIAEHKRRSPSKSVINEKADLPDVVSGYQEARVSAISVLTDTRFFGGSIEDLLLARSTVTIPLLRKEFIIDPYQLFEARAAGADAILLIAAILTKEQLSQLATVAKSLQLEVLLEVHNEEELLRSPLENIDLLGVNNRDLKTFEVSTDISKELASRIPSHLVKVSESGLSHPETILELREYGYNGFLMGEHFMRESNPGRSASEFIKNLRS